A DNA window from Moorella thermoacetica contains the following coding sequences:
- the purQ gene encoding phosphoribosylformylglycinamidine synthase subunit PurQ, whose protein sequence is MKFGVIVFPGSNCDQDVHYALGSVLGQNVDYLWHGDTSVSGYDCLILPGGFSYGDYLRAGAIARFAPIMPAVIDFARSGGLVLGICNGFQILLEAGLLPGAMMRNACLQFRCQWTCLKVDNNATPFTNRFREGQVVRIPIAHGEGNYYADAATLAQLEANRQIIFRYCSPDGEVTPAANPNGSVGNIAGIINREGNVLGMMPHPERCAEGILGGSDGRELLASIVDWWERGERLGA, encoded by the coding sequence ATGAAATTCGGCGTTATCGTCTTTCCCGGCTCCAACTGCGACCAGGACGTCCACTACGCCCTGGGTAGCGTCCTGGGCCAGAACGTTGACTATCTATGGCACGGCGACACCAGCGTTTCCGGCTACGACTGCCTGATCCTGCCCGGCGGCTTCTCCTACGGCGACTACCTGCGGGCCGGGGCCATTGCCCGCTTTGCCCCCATTATGCCGGCAGTCATTGATTTCGCTCGCTCCGGGGGTCTGGTCCTGGGTATCTGCAACGGTTTCCAGATCCTCCTGGAGGCCGGCCTCCTACCGGGTGCCATGATGCGTAACGCCTGCCTCCAGTTTCGCTGCCAGTGGACCTGTTTAAAAGTGGATAATAACGCTACACCCTTTACCAATCGCTTCCGGGAGGGGCAGGTCGTCCGTATCCCCATCGCCCATGGTGAAGGCAATTACTACGCCGACGCAGCCACCCTGGCCCAACTGGAAGCCAACCGGCAAATTATCTTTCGCTACTGCTCCCCGGACGGTGAGGTGACGCCGGCGGCCAATCCCAATGGTTCGGTGGGCAATATCGCCGGCATCATCAACCGGGAAGGCAACGTTCTGGGAATGATGCCCCATCCGGAACGTTGTGCCGAAGGGATCCTGGGTGGTAGCGACGGCCGGGAACTGCTGGCGTCCATTGTTGACTGGTGGGAGAGGGGAGAGCGCCTTGGAGCCTGA
- the purS gene encoding phosphoribosylformylglycinamidine synthase subunit PurS — protein sequence MLLAKIHVTLKPGVLDPQGEAVGKGLKAMGYGGVAAVRVGKYLEIMLNLDDREEAGRLVEEMCRRLLANPVIEEYRYSLEDVAGVSTEGPLMRDATKASQR from the coding sequence ATGTTACTGGCCAAGATTCACGTTACCTTAAAGCCAGGTGTCCTTGATCCCCAGGGCGAGGCCGTAGGTAAGGGCCTCAAGGCCATGGGCTATGGTGGCGTCGCCGCAGTGCGCGTTGGTAAATACCTCGAAATCATGCTGAACCTGGACGACCGGGAAGAGGCCGGGCGGCTGGTAGAGGAGATGTGCCGGCGCCTCCTGGCTAATCCGGTAATCGAGGAGTATCGCTATTCCCTCGAAGATGTTGCCGGCGTTTCCACAGAGGGGCCGCTCATGAGGGACGCCACGAAAGCATCGCAGCGGTGA
- the purC gene encoding phosphoribosylaminoimidazolesuccinocarboxamide synthase: protein MPVKGELLYEGKAKRVYRTDDPDHYLVEFKDEATAFDGLKKGTIARKGEINTRLSALFFQMLAGRGIPTHFIEQTGPREMLVRAVDIIPVEVVARNIAAGSLAKRLGLAEGEPLKRPVLEFYYKSDELHDPMINNYHIAALELAAGDQVEAMEGYAWKVNELLTEFLKPANLVLVDFKLEFGLHHGQVLLADEISPDTCRFWDSTSGEKLDKDRFRRDLGGVEDAYEEVLRRVERLCLNLESVG from the coding sequence ATGCCTGTTAAAGGCGAACTACTGTATGAAGGTAAAGCCAAACGGGTTTACCGGACGGACGACCCCGACCATTACCTGGTGGAATTCAAGGACGAGGCCACCGCTTTTGACGGCTTGAAAAAGGGCACCATAGCCCGCAAAGGAGAGATTAACACCCGGCTATCGGCCCTGTTCTTTCAAATGCTGGCCGGCCGGGGTATCCCCACCCACTTTATCGAGCAGACCGGCCCCCGGGAGATGCTGGTCCGAGCGGTAGACATTATCCCGGTGGAAGTGGTCGCCCGCAACATTGCCGCCGGCAGCCTGGCTAAACGCCTGGGCCTGGCTGAGGGCGAGCCCCTCAAACGACCGGTCCTGGAGTTTTACTACAAATCCGACGAGCTCCACGACCCAATGATTAACAACTACCACATCGCCGCCCTGGAACTGGCCGCCGGCGACCAGGTAGAAGCAATGGAAGGTTACGCGTGGAAGGTAAACGAATTGCTGACGGAATTTTTAAAACCGGCCAACTTGGTCCTGGTGGACTTTAAGCTGGAGTTTGGCCTGCACCACGGCCAGGTCCTTTTGGCGGACGAGATCTCCCCCGACACCTGCCGCTTCTGGGACAGCACCAGCGGAGAAAAGCTGGACAAGGACCGCTTCCGCCGCGACCTGGGCGGGGTAGAAGACGCCTACGAGGAAGTTCTGCGCCGGGTGGAGAGATTGTGCCTGAACCTTGAAAGTGTAGGCTGA
- the purB gene encoding adenylosuccinate lyase codes for MIERYTLPEMGKIWEPEHKFRTWLAIEIYACEAWAELGRIPPAALEEIKARADFDIDRINEIEATTRHDVLAFLTAVAEKVGDASKYIHLGMTSSDVLDTALAVQMRDAADLLLKRLRDLRAELVKKAMEHKYTLMIGRTHGVHAEPTTFGLKMALWVMEVDRHLIRLEQAKEMISVGKISGAVGTFANINPRVEEHVCRRLGLKPASVSTQIIQRDRHAQFLATLAIIGSSLEKMATEIRNLQRTDILEVEEPFAKGQKGSSAMPHKRNPIISERVAGLSRVLRGNALAAMEDIALWHERDLTHSSVERVIIPDSTILLDYMLVKFTGIIAGLNVYPENMRRNLEATHGLVFSQRVLLALVNKGVLRETAYAWVQRNALKAWQTRQPFKELVLKDQDIMSRLDPKEVEALFDYDYHLRHVDYIFRRAGLE; via the coding sequence ATGATCGAGCGCTATACCCTGCCGGAAATGGGTAAAATTTGGGAACCGGAGCACAAGTTCCGCACCTGGCTGGCCATTGAGATCTATGCCTGCGAGGCCTGGGCGGAGCTCGGCCGGATTCCGCCGGCCGCCCTGGAAGAGATCAAGGCCAGGGCCGATTTCGACATTGACCGGATCAATGAAATTGAAGCCACCACCCGCCATGACGTCCTGGCTTTCCTCACTGCCGTTGCGGAGAAGGTCGGTGATGCCTCCAAGTATATTCATCTTGGTATGACATCCTCAGACGTCCTGGATACGGCCCTGGCCGTACAGATGCGGGACGCCGCCGACCTGCTCCTTAAGCGCCTCCGGGATCTGCGGGCCGAACTGGTGAAAAAGGCCATGGAGCATAAATATACTTTGATGATCGGCCGCACCCACGGCGTCCACGCCGAGCCCACCACTTTTGGCCTCAAGATGGCCCTGTGGGTTATGGAGGTTGATCGGCACCTCATCCGGCTGGAACAGGCTAAAGAGATGATCAGCGTCGGCAAAATCTCCGGCGCCGTGGGTACTTTCGCCAATATCAACCCCCGGGTGGAGGAGCACGTCTGCCGTCGCCTGGGGCTCAAGCCCGCCAGCGTCTCCACCCAGATAATCCAACGGGACCGTCACGCCCAGTTCCTGGCCACCCTGGCCATCATCGGCAGCTCCCTGGAGAAAATGGCCACAGAGATCCGCAACCTCCAGCGCACCGACATCCTGGAGGTGGAGGAGCCCTTCGCTAAAGGTCAAAAAGGGTCTTCGGCTATGCCCCACAAACGAAACCCCATTATATCGGAACGGGTGGCCGGCCTTTCGCGAGTGTTGCGGGGCAACGCCCTGGCCGCCATGGAGGACATCGCCCTCTGGCACGAGCGGGATCTCACCCATTCCTCCGTTGAGCGGGTGATTATCCCCGACAGCACCATCCTGCTGGACTATATGCTGGTAAAGTTTACCGGGATTATCGCCGGCCTTAACGTCTACCCGGAGAACATGCGCCGGAATCTCGAGGCCACCCACGGCCTGGTCTTTTCCCAGCGGGTCCTCCTGGCCCTGGTGAATAAGGGCGTCCTGCGGGAAACGGCCTACGCCTGGGTGCAGCGCAACGCCCTCAAGGCCTGGCAGACCCGCCAGCCATTTAAAGAACTGGTCCTTAAGGACCAGGATATCATGTCTCGCCTGGATCCGAAGGAAGTAGAGGCCCTCTTTGATTACGACTACCACCTGCGCCACGTAGATTATATCTTCCGCCGCGCCGGTTTGGAGTAG
- the purE gene encoding 5-(carboxyamino)imidazole ribonucleotide mutase, with protein sequence MNLAHVGIVMGSDSDLPIMARAAAMLDRFQIPYEVRILSAHRSPDAALDYARNAAGRGLKVIIAGAGGAAHLAGVLAAVTTLPVIGVPIRTAALGGVDSLYAMVQMPRGIPVATVAIDGATNAAILAAQILAVHNDALQERLAAYKQELAQEVAVKDARLAQLGIEGYLGEEKK encoded by the coding sequence ATGAACCTGGCACATGTTGGTATTGTTATGGGCAGCGACTCCGACCTGCCAATTATGGCCCGGGCAGCGGCCATGCTGGACCGTTTCCAGATTCCTTATGAAGTAAGAATCCTCTCGGCCCACCGTTCCCCGGACGCCGCCCTGGATTACGCCCGCAATGCTGCCGGCCGGGGGCTCAAAGTCATTATCGCCGGCGCCGGGGGCGCGGCCCACCTGGCCGGCGTCCTGGCCGCAGTCACCACCCTACCGGTAATCGGCGTCCCCATCCGCACGGCGGCCCTGGGCGGCGTCGATTCCCTCTATGCCATGGTCCAGATGCCCCGGGGCATCCCGGTGGCCACGGTGGCCATTGACGGCGCAACCAACGCCGCCATACTCGCGGCCCAGATCCTGGCCGTCCACAATGACGCCCTTCAGGAGCGGCTGGCGGCCTATAAGCAGGAACTGGCCCAGGAAGTGGCGGTCAAAGATGCCCGGCTGGCGCAACTGGGTATTGAAGGTTATCTGGGGGAGGAGAAAAAATGA
- the cynS gene encoding cyanase, translating to MSLKALRNVQPWPPTDPFVYRFYEVVMLYGPVIKDVAHEMFGDGIMSAIDMKLDLKKVEEHGAERAEFTFNGKWLPYRRF from the coding sequence TTGTCCCTGAAAGCGTTGAGGAATGTTCAGCCATGGCCCCCGACGGATCCTTTTGTCTACCGGTTTTATGAGGTCGTAATGCTTTACGGGCCGGTAATTAAAGATGTGGCCCACGAGATGTTTGGGGATGGAATTATGAGCGCCATAGATATGAAGCTGGATCTCAAAAAGGTTGAAGAACATGGGGCCGAAAGGGCGGAATTCACCTTTAATGGTAAATGGCTGCCATATAGAAGGTTTTAA
- a CDS encoding serine hydrolase, translating to MFRRIKFKFLFLAGALAIIVAFPMAAWALNYQVQPGDTLWYIAQRFGTSITDLKAGNNLSSDVIYPGQNLTIPGGASPQAPDYTSLQQQIQNYLADKPGTYGIYFKDLASGQSFGINADTPLPAASTVKLPAVLFINSLVDQGVLDWQQKLTYNSATDYQGGSGILQFSVKDGDQFTLRTLTTLAITASDNIAYNMLRNFVGKGSIANYMQSLGGQTVFPGGQNLSTARDMAIYVQAALNSANTSANGRRLLDDMANGIYNEGIPLKIPAGVTVAHKEGFVWGSPGDVGVVFGSRPFIITVLSQNVPDPDQGFANIATITRMIYDYQENLAGK from the coding sequence ATGTTCCGACGCATTAAGTTCAAGTTTCTTTTTCTGGCCGGCGCCCTGGCAATTATCGTAGCCTTTCCCATGGCGGCCTGGGCCTTAAATTACCAGGTTCAACCCGGCGATACCCTGTGGTATATCGCCCAGCGCTTCGGTACCAGCATCACCGACTTGAAGGCCGGCAATAATCTTAGTAGCGATGTTATTTATCCCGGCCAAAATCTCACCATTCCCGGCGGCGCCTCTCCTCAAGCCCCTGATTATACGAGCCTGCAGCAGCAGATCCAGAACTATTTGGCGGACAAGCCCGGGACCTATGGTATCTACTTTAAAGACCTGGCCTCCGGCCAGTCCTTCGGCATCAATGCTGACACTCCCCTGCCGGCAGCGAGCACGGTGAAACTACCGGCCGTCCTCTTCATCAATAGCCTGGTGGACCAGGGTGTCCTGGACTGGCAGCAAAAGCTGACTTACAACAGTGCCACTGATTACCAGGGCGGTAGCGGCATCCTGCAGTTCAGCGTCAAGGACGGGGATCAATTCACCCTGCGTACCTTGACGACCCTGGCCATTACCGCCAGCGACAACATTGCTTATAATATGCTGCGCAATTTCGTAGGCAAAGGGAGCATCGCCAATTATATGCAAAGCCTTGGTGGCCAGACAGTCTTCCCGGGCGGGCAAAACCTGAGTACCGCCCGGGATATGGCTATCTATGTCCAGGCAGCTTTGAACTCTGCCAATACCAGCGCCAACGGCCGCCGGCTGCTGGACGATATGGCCAACGGTATTTATAACGAAGGTATACCCTTAAAAATACCCGCCGGTGTTACTGTAGCCCACAAGGAGGGCTTCGTCTGGGGCAGCCCCGGTGACGTCGGCGTGGTCTTCGGTTCCCGGCCTTTCATTATCACTGTCCTTTCCCAGAATGTCCCCGACCCTGACCAGGGTTTCGCCAATATCGCTACGATCACCCGGATGATCTATGACTACCAGGAAAACCTGGCCGGCAAATAA
- a CDS encoding FAD-dependent oxidoreductase has translation MVVAYTRLFEPIKIGKVEIKNKIAMAPMGVLGLATQDGCFSKRVVDYYVERAKGGTGLIITSVTKVDNEIERFKAGAVPVATANPLHFIATAGELTERVHAYGTKIFLQLGMGFGRVAAPILLESHPVAPSALPNFWDPSITCRELTTAEVETLVQRASEAAEIAVEAGFDGVEIHAMHEGYLLDQFTIALFNRRGDKYGGALEDRLTFPIEIVRAIKDRVGKDFPVVLRFSIKNYIKDWRQGGLPGENFQEKGRDVEEALAAAKILEGAGYDGFDADAGSYDAWYWAHPPVYQKHGCYLPLTQRLKEVVKVPVIVAGRLEIPELAEEALVKGQADMIAIGRGLLTDPYWVNKVMTGRSKNIRPCIGCHDGCLGRGFLGRPLSCTVNPACGREEEYAIDRAPEAKQVMVIGGGVAGMEAARVAALRGHRVSLYEKSDRLGGHVVEAAVPDFKADDGRLLEWYKTELGELQVEIHLNQEVTPEFVEEKNPDVVVVATGSTPAIPDIPGVNKDKVTTVSDLLLGKKQAGDRVVIIGGGLAGCETALWLAQQGKDVTIIEILDDLMRAGIPVPYMNRMMLLDLLKMNGVKWLTETSVLEVTDDGVTLIGKTYQRSPLPADTVILAVGFAADQRLYNALRDKIPNLYLIGDSREPRNILAAIWEGYEVGRGI, from the coding sequence GTGGTGGTAGCCTATACCAGACTTTTTGAGCCGATAAAGATCGGCAAGGTGGAGATTAAGAACAAGATTGCCATGGCCCCCATGGGTGTCCTGGGCCTGGCCACCCAGGACGGCTGTTTCTCCAAGCGAGTGGTTGACTACTACGTGGAGAGGGCTAAAGGCGGCACCGGGCTGATCATCACCAGCGTCACCAAAGTCGATAACGAAATCGAGAGGTTCAAAGCCGGTGCGGTGCCGGTGGCCACGGCGAACCCCCTGCACTTTATCGCCACGGCGGGTGAATTGACGGAGCGGGTTCATGCCTATGGTACTAAGATTTTTTTACAGTTAGGTATGGGCTTCGGCCGGGTGGCAGCGCCCATTCTCCTAGAAAGCCATCCTGTGGCGCCGTCAGCCCTCCCTAACTTCTGGGATCCATCCATAACCTGCCGGGAGTTGACCACGGCGGAGGTCGAGACCCTGGTCCAGCGGGCAAGTGAAGCGGCGGAGATCGCTGTGGAAGCCGGCTTTGACGGGGTGGAGATCCATGCCATGCACGAAGGCTACCTCCTCGACCAGTTCACTATCGCCCTGTTTAACAGGAGGGGGGATAAATACGGCGGCGCTTTAGAGGACAGGCTGACCTTTCCCATTGAAATCGTCCGCGCTATTAAAGACAGAGTGGGCAAAGATTTTCCCGTGGTGTTGCGTTTCAGTATCAAGAACTACATCAAGGACTGGCGCCAGGGCGGTTTGCCCGGTGAGAACTTCCAGGAAAAGGGCCGGGACGTGGAAGAAGCCCTGGCGGCAGCAAAGATCCTTGAAGGAGCGGGTTATGACGGCTTTGATGCCGATGCCGGCTCCTACGATGCCTGGTACTGGGCCCACCCGCCGGTTTACCAGAAGCATGGCTGCTACTTGCCCCTCACTCAGAGGTTAAAGGAAGTGGTGAAGGTACCGGTGATCGTGGCCGGCAGGCTGGAGATACCGGAGCTGGCAGAAGAGGCCCTGGTCAAGGGCCAGGCCGATATGATCGCCATCGGCCGCGGCCTTCTCACGGACCCTTATTGGGTTAACAAGGTCATGACCGGGAGGAGCAAGAATATCCGGCCCTGCATCGGTTGCCACGACGGTTGCCTGGGACGGGGCTTCCTGGGCCGGCCCCTTTCCTGTACGGTGAACCCGGCCTGCGGCCGGGAAGAGGAGTACGCCATCGACCGGGCGCCGGAAGCCAAACAGGTCATGGTTATCGGCGGCGGAGTGGCCGGTATGGAGGCGGCCCGGGTGGCCGCCTTGCGGGGGCACAGGGTAAGCCTTTACGAGAAAAGCGACCGCCTGGGGGGCCATGTCGTCGAGGCTGCGGTACCGGATTTCAAGGCTGATGACGGACGCCTGCTGGAGTGGTACAAGACTGAACTCGGCGAGCTACAGGTGGAGATCCACCTGAACCAGGAGGTAACGCCGGAGTTCGTAGAGGAGAAAAACCCTGATGTAGTCGTCGTGGCCACCGGTTCCACGCCGGCCATTCCCGATATACCGGGCGTGAATAAAGATAAGGTGACAACGGTTTCCGACCTCCTCCTGGGTAAAAAGCAGGCCGGGGACAGGGTTGTTATTATCGGCGGCGGGCTGGCCGGGTGTGAAACGGCCCTCTGGCTCGCCCAGCAGGGCAAGGACGTCACCATCATTGAGATCCTGGATGACCTGATGCGGGCCGGCATCCCCGTTCCCTATATGAACCGGATGATGCTCCTGGATTTGCTAAAAATGAACGGCGTCAAATGGCTGACTGAGACCAGCGTCCTGGAGGTAACCGACGACGGGGTGACCCTCATCGGTAAAACCTACCAGCGCAGCCCCCTGCCGGCCGATACCGTTATCCTGGCTGTGGGCTTTGCCGCCGATCAGCGGCTCTATAACGCCTTGCGGGATAAAATCCCCAACCTGTACCTCATCGGCGACTCCCGGGAGCCCCGGAATATCCTGGCGGCCATCTGGGAGGGTTATGAGGTAGGGCGAGGGATTTAG
- a CDS encoding CD3073 family putative ECF transporter S component encodes MQTGKAVPHFGLGGDIVNKPVKLAIISTGIAINIIGSMVSSTVKLPIFLDSVGTMLAAVLLGPWPGALTGLLGNIIQGVLTDPASIPFGVVNAVIGLVVGYLSLKRGFEDYVTPLLAGLILAILCPVVGTPIAVYLFGGVTGGGVDILYAIFLKKEMGIFTSAFLARIPANLVDKLLSAYMVMLVIRKFPPAMKMKRASV; translated from the coding sequence GTGCAGACAGGCAAAGCCGTACCACATTTTGGTTTGGGAGGAGATATTGTGAACAAACCTGTAAAGCTGGCTATTATTTCTACAGGCATTGCCATCAATATTATTGGCAGTATGGTATCTTCCACGGTTAAACTCCCGATTTTTCTGGACAGCGTCGGCACTATGCTTGCGGCGGTGCTCCTGGGTCCCTGGCCGGGGGCTTTGACCGGGCTTCTTGGCAATATTATCCAGGGTGTATTAACTGATCCGGCAAGCATACCTTTTGGTGTTGTCAATGCAGTCATCGGTCTAGTTGTAGGCTACCTGTCGCTAAAACGCGGCTTTGAAGATTATGTTACCCCTTTGCTGGCCGGATTGATCCTGGCAATACTTTGCCCGGTGGTAGGCACGCCCATCGCGGTGTACCTTTTCGGAGGTGTTACCGGTGGCGGTGTGGATATTTTGTATGCTATTTTTCTAAAAAAAGAAATGGGAATATTTACATCTGCTTTTCTGGCCCGTATTCCAGCGAACCTTGTCGATAAACTTTTGAGCGCTTATATGGTCATGCTGGTAATACGTAAGTTTCCTCCCGCCATGAAAATGAAAAGGGCTAGTGTTTAA
- a CDS encoding energy-coupling factor transporter transmembrane component T family protein translates to MTIRVETRAIMAIIALLAVTIIPTWKQLAANLVALLIFATFTGVFKEVVKRLWPCASLLAAMLIIHSLFNPANQHYWWVFDLEGTVYALRLALRLLCILIILHYLISTTPPFEFVKLFNKIHPDLGMIVSMFLAIMPALQKQFITTLEIQEVRGLIKTNSLPARLRAYLAVLVPIVIHSINHAYSLAQLLYLRGYSGRHIGLAREPAKRSEKVAIGLSAVYLLANVLVAYRWY, encoded by the coding sequence ATGACAATCAGGGTTGAGACACGCGCGATAATGGCAATTATCGCGCTTTTGGCAGTTACTATAATCCCCACCTGGAAGCAACTGGCTGCCAATCTCGTCGCCCTTTTGATTTTTGCTACGTTTACCGGTGTTTTTAAAGAGGTAGTAAAGCGCCTATGGCCATGTGCCTCTTTGTTGGCGGCAATGCTTATAATTCATAGTCTCTTTAATCCTGCCAACCAGCATTACTGGTGGGTGTTCGACCTGGAGGGGACAGTATATGCCCTGAGGTTGGCATTGCGTTTATTGTGTATTTTAATTATTTTGCATTACCTAATCTCTACTACCCCGCCTTTTGAGTTCGTAAAATTGTTCAACAAAATTCATCCGGATCTGGGAATGATAGTCAGCATGTTCCTTGCAATAATGCCCGCTTTGCAGAAACAGTTTATTACCACTCTGGAAATTCAGGAAGTGCGGGGGTTGATTAAGACCAATTCGCTCCCGGCGCGGCTAAGGGCTTACCTGGCAGTTTTGGTCCCAATAGTCATCCACTCTATTAATCATGCGTATAGCCTGGCCCAGCTTCTATATCTGCGCGGTTACAGCGGGCGCCACATCGGGCTGGCCCGGGAGCCGGCTAAACGAAGCGAAAAGGTGGCCATCGGGCTGTCCGCCGTATACCTGCTGGCCAATGTGCTTGTGGCATACAGGTGGTATTAG
- a CDS encoding ABC transporter ATP-binding protein, whose translation MKEAGIQVESLSLFYPGNPRPALQGVNLTVYQGEIAFLVGGNLSGKTSLLRCLAGLIPGVLPGKWRGRILVANKSLNAEGNERAPAGVILQNSDLYLLPRVYDELALPLVNSGLTSREVEKRIVLLAEELGICHLLNRQMSSLSGGERQKVAFAAAIAVDYPVILCDEPFEQADAEAAEAMLSLLRRKAASGGTVLIATRYFEYARYFADRIILIRDGAVIAQDRSGNAEKIAGMVPECRISWRQRSQAPILTVSGSRELFFEGVTHLFDSGHGIKNVSLEVCKGEVVAIMGPNGSGKTTLLKHTVGLLRPQEGRVWLRETETSRLPVGLLAQKIGMLFQNPDDQIFNERVDREIACSLRARGARWNEALKEAAHWLAKIGQAQIAASHPHSLPYSLRQIVSLVSVLINRPEIIVLDEPFKSLDYRNVEILMSIILELRQEKDNPIILVAHDPTVTLLYANRVAFFDHGEIVLQGVPQDIFFSTQFRNLSLSRHPFIRGLLNNNNH comes from the coding sequence ATGAAAGAGGCAGGCATCCAAGTTGAGTCTTTGAGCCTTTTTTATCCCGGGAACCCCAGACCGGCTTTGCAAGGTGTCAATTTAACCGTATATCAGGGGGAGATAGCCTTTTTAGTTGGCGGCAATTTAAGCGGCAAGACCTCCCTCCTGCGGTGCCTTGCTGGTTTAATTCCCGGAGTGCTGCCCGGTAAATGGCGGGGCCGGATCCTGGTGGCCAACAAAAGCCTGAACGCGGAGGGCAACGAGCGTGCGCCTGCAGGCGTGATCCTCCAGAATTCCGATTTATATCTCTTGCCTCGGGTATACGACGAATTGGCGCTCCCTTTGGTAAATTCCGGGTTGACATCCCGGGAGGTCGAAAAGAGGATCGTACTCCTGGCGGAAGAACTAGGAATATGTCATCTACTGAACAGGCAGATGAGCAGCCTGTCCGGAGGCGAGCGTCAAAAGGTGGCTTTTGCCGCCGCCATTGCGGTTGATTATCCAGTTATACTGTGCGATGAGCCTTTTGAACAGGCGGATGCGGAAGCGGCTGAGGCGATGCTTTCCCTTTTAAGAAGGAAAGCAGCTTCAGGGGGTACGGTTCTCATTGCAACTCGCTATTTTGAGTATGCCCGTTATTTTGCTGACCGGATCATACTAATCAGGGACGGGGCCGTGATTGCGCAGGACAGGTCCGGCAATGCTGAAAAAATCGCTGGAATGGTGCCGGAGTGTCGAATCAGCTGGCGGCAGCGATCTCAGGCTCCTATTTTGACCGTCTCCGGTTCCAGGGAGCTCTTTTTTGAAGGCGTCACGCATCTTTTTGACAGCGGGCATGGTATCAAAAATGTTTCTTTAGAAGTCTGTAAGGGCGAAGTAGTGGCAATTATGGGCCCCAACGGGTCGGGCAAAACTACTCTGCTCAAGCATACGGTCGGCCTTTTAAGACCCCAGGAGGGGCGGGTTTGGTTGCGCGAGACAGAAACCTCGCGGCTACCCGTAGGCCTGCTGGCTCAGAAAATCGGCATGTTATTTCAAAATCCCGACGACCAGATATTTAATGAAAGAGTGGACCGCGAAATAGCCTGTAGCTTAAGGGCGCGTGGCGCACGGTGGAATGAAGCTCTCAAGGAAGCAGCCCATTGGCTTGCCAAAATTGGGCAGGCCCAAATAGCCGCTAGCCACCCGCATTCCTTACCTTATTCGCTGCGGCAAATAGTATCCTTAGTGTCGGTTTTGATCAACCGGCCAGAGATAATAGTGCTTGATGAACCCTTCAAATCCCTGGACTATCGGAATGTAGAAATACTCATGTCAATTATACTTGAGCTACGGCAAGAAAAGGACAACCCCATAATCCTAGTGGCTCATGATCCAACTGTAACCCTGCTTTACGCCAATCGAGTAGCTTTCTTTGATCATGGCGAAATAGTTCTGCAGGGGGTCCCGCAAGATATTTTCTTTTCTACCCAGTTCCGGAATTTAAGCTTGAGCAGACACCCGTTTATAAGGGGGCTCCTAAATAACAATAACCACTAA
- a CDS encoding CD3072 family TudS-related putative desulfidase, with protein MKIRRSRKIALVSHCILNTNAKIEGTASYPAALQQVVGLLLAHHYGIIQLPCPELRAMGLRRWGQVVEQYANPFFTEAVRSMLVPTLREIQEYVRNGYRVDLLIGIDKSPSCGVNLTCSGD; from the coding sequence ATGAAAATTAGGCGTAGCCGCAAAATAGCTTTGGTGAGCCATTGTATCCTCAACACCAACGCCAAAATCGAGGGAACAGCTAGCTATCCTGCCGCGCTGCAGCAGGTTGTCGGGCTTCTCCTCGCCCACCATTATGGGATTATCCAGCTCCCCTGCCCGGAGCTGAGGGCAATGGGACTGAGAAGGTGGGGGCAGGTAGTCGAACAATATGCAAACCCCTTTTTTACCGAAGCTGTCCGCTCTATGCTGGTTCCTACCCTGAGGGAGATCCAGGAATATGTCCGCAACGGGTACAGGGTGGACCTCCTTATAGGTATTGACAAGAGCCCGTCTTGCGGGGTGAATTTGACCTGCTCGGGGGACTGA